In Mycobacterium branderi, the DNA window TGCCGAGTATGTCGATCTGCGACGTGCTTCCCGCCGCCGCTGCGCTGCTCGGCGCGCCGGACGCGGTCGACGCCCTCGAGCTGACGGAGCAGGTCGGCGACGTGCAGCGCGTCGCGGTGGTATTGGTCGACGGGATGGGCTGGCACCTGCTGCCGGAGTTGGCCGCCGATGCACCGCTGCTCGCGTCGGTGCTGGCCGGGGAGGTCGGCCGGCTTGCCGAACTGGCCTGCACGTTCCCGTCGACGACGCCGACCAGCCTGGTATCCCTGGGCACCGGGACGCCGCCCGGCGAGCACGGCATCCTTGGGTTCACGGTCAAGTTGCCCGACTCCCACCGGGTGCTCAACCACATCTTCTGGCGCGACGACCCCGCGCCTGGGGCATGGCAACCAGTGCCGACCTGGTTCGAGCGGCTGAACCGGGCCGGAATCCGCGCGCGGGCCGTGCTGCCGGCCCACTTCATCGGCAGCGGGCTCACCGAAGCGGCCTACCGGGGCGCACAGTTCCACGCGACGAACCCCCGCGACGACTACGCTGCGCATCTGGCTGAAGAGGTGGCCACCGCACCCGGTCTGGTCTATGGCTACACCGCCGAACTCGACACCGCGGCGCACGTGTTCGGCATCGGCTCCGGCGAATGGCACACCGCGGCGGCGAATGTCGACGCGCTGCTGACGCGGCTGGTCGAGGCGTTGCCGTCCGACGCGGCGCTGCTGGTCACCGCCGACCACGGCGGGCTGAACGTGCCGCCGACCTCCCGCGTCGACCTCGACGCCGACCCGCGGCTGGCCGCAGGTGTGCATACGGTGGCCGGCGATCCGCGGGTGCGCTACCTACATACCGCCGACGGCGCGACGCCCGACGTGGTCGCCGCCTGGAGCGAACTGCTGGCCGGGCGCGCCGAGGTGTACAGCCGCGACGACGCGGTAGCGGCCGGACTGTTCGGGCCGGTGCGCCCCGAACACCTGCCGCGCATCGGCGACGTCGTCGTGACCTGCACCGGCGACACTGCCGTACTGGCCACCGGTTATGAGCCGCCGGAAGTGGCGCGGCTGGTCGGCATGCATGGGGCCGCGACGGCTGCCGAGCTGGCGATTCCGCTGATCGCGTTCCGCGGTTGACGCCGGGTCAGGCGGCGCTGGTCGAGGACCGACTGTCGATCGACCACAGATGGCCACAGTCGGGGCATTGCAGATGCAGCAGCCACGCCTGGTTGCTCAACAGGTACTGCCAGTGGTCGCCGCAATTGCGGCTGCTTTGGCAGTCGGCGCACTCGGCGCCGTGATTGCACAGCGGGCAGTCGAACCAGGCGCGGCGACCCCGATCGGCGGTGGGGTCAATCGGGAACACGCCCGGCCCCCCGATCCGGAAGTATCCCGGCGGTCACCAGATCGTCGTAGATCCGCTGCTGTTCGTCATCCAGGTCCGAGTAGAGCATCGCGTAAGCGCGTTCCTCCTCGGCCAGCACCTCCAGCGGATCCCAGTCATCCCCGATCGCCTCCAGGACGGCCGCGCGCCGGCGCGCCTCGTCAAGGGTCAGGTCGTATGCAAACGCCACATGACTTGACTCAACAGCCACCGGTTCTCCCTGAGCAAAGAATGTCGATCGAGCCAGGGTGGGCGATCAGGGCTGCGGCCGGCAATGGCCTCCGTCACACTCGGCCATTGAGATTGGTCACATTTCGGTGCGGGCTCACCACGTGGGGGGCGCGGCTCCCCTGCCGAAACCCCACGTCGACTGACCCAGCCGTGGCTTGCGCCGCTCGTCCGTCGCGTGCCGCCGAAAGCGTTGCGCCAGTAGTGGTTCGGGGTCGATTCCCTCGGATTGGGCCAGACATGGACCGCTGAATTCA includes these proteins:
- a CDS encoding DUF6400 family protein, producing the protein MAVESSHVAFAYDLTLDEARRRAAVLEAIGDDWDPLEVLAEEERAYAMLYSDLDDEQQRIYDDLVTAGILPDRGAGRVPD
- a CDS encoding alkaline phosphatase family protein — its product is MPSMSICDVLPAAAALLGAPDAVDALELTEQVGDVQRVAVVLVDGMGWHLLPELAADAPLLASVLAGEVGRLAELACTFPSTTPTSLVSLGTGTPPGEHGILGFTVKLPDSHRVLNHIFWRDDPAPGAWQPVPTWFERLNRAGIRARAVLPAHFIGSGLTEAAYRGAQFHATNPRDDYAAHLAEEVATAPGLVYGYTAELDTAAHVFGIGSGEWHTAAANVDALLTRLVEALPSDAALLVTADHGGLNVPPTSRVDLDADPRLAAGVHTVAGDPRVRYLHTADGATPDVVAAWSELLAGRAEVYSRDDAVAAGLFGPVRPEHLPRIGDVVVTCTGDTAVLATGYEPPEVARLVGMHGAATAAELAIPLIAFRG